Proteins co-encoded in one Haloarcula sp. DT43 genomic window:
- a CDS encoding HAD family hydrolase: MTHLVVFDLDGTLTRQRGGFELLHTLYGTTSVGEELQDRFDAGELTFEAWCRETVDHWRTAGITADDVERAAAAVTPKAGATDVLESLQGEGVPFGILSAGVANLAARFERFDPAFVRGNRIRFEDGALAGIDVGVGPTQKGEILRAIRRDRPNVEITYVGDSHTDTEAFVEADSAILFDPDDRVPPEAIDAAGSTVNSSDIRDIDELRL; encoded by the coding sequence ATGACGCACCTCGTCGTCTTCGACCTCGACGGCACGCTCACGCGCCAGCGAGGCGGCTTCGAACTGCTACACACCCTGTACGGGACGACGTCCGTCGGCGAGGAGTTACAGGACCGCTTCGACGCCGGCGAACTGACGTTCGAGGCGTGGTGCCGCGAGACCGTCGACCACTGGCGAACCGCCGGAATCACCGCCGACGACGTCGAGCGGGCCGCAGCGGCAGTGACGCCGAAAGCCGGCGCGACGGACGTGCTCGAGTCCCTCCAGGGTGAGGGGGTACCGTTCGGTATCCTGAGCGCGGGCGTCGCGAATCTCGCCGCGCGGTTCGAGCGCTTCGACCCCGCGTTCGTCCGCGGTAATCGGATTCGGTTCGAAGACGGTGCTCTCGCCGGCATCGACGTCGGTGTCGGTCCGACCCAGAAAGGCGAGATACTGCGAGCGATTCGCCGAGACCGGCCGAACGTCGAAATCACGTACGTCGGCGACTCACACACCGACACCGAAGCGTTCGTCGAGGCGGACTCGGCGATACTGTTCGACCCTGACGACCGCGTCCCACCGGAAGCAATCGACGCTGCCGGCTCGACCGTCAACTCTAGCGATATCAGAGATATCGATGAACTTCGACTGTAG
- a CDS encoding pyridoxamine 5'-phosphate oxidase family protein: MEHVEYVYTSGMTESDVDDRLRAGEHGVLGLAADNEAYAVPLSYHYDGDRFLLRVSEHDDRTEKGKFLETTEIATFVCYEASTDGSWSIHVRGPIREWEGSVDETTLNEWFQPFRLFDEAIENVEFSLYELTPRTVLGRETVE; encoded by the coding sequence ATGGAGCACGTCGAATACGTCTACACCAGCGGAATGACCGAGTCCGACGTCGACGACCGCCTTCGAGCGGGAGAACACGGCGTTCTGGGGCTCGCAGCGGACAACGAAGCGTACGCGGTTCCGCTGAGCTACCACTACGACGGCGACCGGTTCCTGCTCCGAGTGAGCGAGCACGACGACCGGACCGAGAAGGGTAAATTCCTCGAAACGACCGAGATTGCCACGTTCGTCTGTTACGAGGCGTCCACGGACGGGTCGTGGAGCATCCACGTTCGTGGGCCGATTCGGGAGTGGGAAGGGAGCGTCGACGAGACGACGCTCAACGAGTGGTTCCAGCCGTTTCGACTGTTCGACGAGGCCATCGAGAACGTCGAGTTCTCCCTCTACGAACTGACGCCGAGGACCGTTCTCGGCCGGGAAACAGTCGAGTAA
- a CDS encoding metal-dependent hydrolase, producing the protein MMLPTHALGGMTLALSVAFVAPEFTGVALVAGFLGGVFPDADLYAGHRKSLHYPVYYTAFALLALVVAGLSPSIATVAATCFLAGAAVHSVTDIFGGGLELRPWEATSDRAVYDHYRDQWIEPRRWVRYDGSPADLLVSLTLAVPLLVALGDPLRQVVLGTLTVAVVYTAVRRLLPTLAATIVDDVLAPHLPDHLLAYVPTRYREVEG; encoded by the coding sequence ATGATGCTCCCCACCCATGCGCTCGGGGGAATGACGCTGGCGCTGTCCGTCGCGTTCGTCGCGCCGGAGTTCACCGGGGTCGCCCTCGTCGCGGGGTTTCTGGGTGGCGTGTTCCCGGACGCGGACTTGTATGCCGGCCACCGGAAGTCGCTTCACTATCCGGTGTACTACACCGCCTTCGCCCTCCTGGCACTGGTGGTTGCCGGGCTGTCCCCGTCGATAGCGACCGTCGCCGCGACGTGTTTCCTCGCCGGGGCGGCCGTCCACAGCGTTACCGATATCTTCGGCGGCGGCCTGGAGTTGCGCCCCTGGGAGGCGACGTCCGACCGCGCCGTGTACGACCACTACCGGGACCAGTGGATTGAACCCAGGCGCTGGGTCCGATACGACGGCTCGCCCGCCGACCTTCTGGTTTCGCTCACGCTCGCTGTGCCACTTCTGGTAGCACTCGGCGACCCCCTCCGACAGGTCGTCCTCGGGACTCTGACCGTCGCTGTCGTGTACACGGCGGTCCGGCGTCTGCTGCCGACGCTCGCCGCAACAATCGTCGACGACGTGCTCGCGCCGCACCTGCCCGACCACCTGCTCGCGTACGTGCCCACTCGCTACCGCGAAGTCGAGGGGTGA
- a CDS encoding bacterio-opsin activator domain-containing protein, protein MPLAYEESVYGVLVVYGGSPARNSPDARDTEVLAELGETISHAIHAVEHRAAHRTDSAVELTLRTTATESPLSRLARVTGAEITFEGAVSGANETPTVFFTATGATPAALLAASDDVLAVEELTHVADREDGSLFKAHLSEPILASHLLKHDTTVRSLHVDAAAATIVVDLPASADVREVVEDVRRDVPDIELLSRRTRTRSPEAGGVSQPTVLDRLTPRQQEVLQLAYRSGYFESPRVQTGRDLADALDISPSTFTKHIRGAERGVLDAVFAGG, encoded by the coding sequence ATCCCGCTCGCTTACGAGGAGTCGGTCTACGGCGTACTCGTAGTGTACGGCGGGTCGCCGGCCCGGAACTCCCCGGACGCGCGGGACACGGAGGTCCTCGCCGAACTCGGGGAGACCATCTCACACGCGATTCACGCCGTCGAACACAGGGCGGCCCACCGGACGGACAGCGCTGTCGAACTCACGCTCCGAACGACGGCGACGGAGTCGCCGCTGTCCCGCCTCGCCCGGGTCACTGGGGCCGAAATCACGTTCGAAGGGGCGGTGTCGGGGGCAAACGAGACCCCGACGGTGTTTTTCACCGCGACGGGAGCCACGCCAGCGGCCCTGCTCGCCGCCAGCGACGACGTGCTGGCGGTCGAGGAACTGACCCACGTCGCCGACCGCGAGGACGGGAGCCTGTTCAAGGCCCACCTGTCCGAGCCGATTCTGGCGTCGCACCTGCTCAAACACGATACGACGGTGCGCTCGCTACATGTCGACGCGGCGGCTGCGACAATCGTCGTCGACCTTCCGGCGTCGGCCGACGTCCGCGAGGTCGTCGAGGACGTCAGGCGGGACGTGCCGGACATCGAACTCCTGTCGCGCCGAACGCGGACGCGGTCACCCGAGGCGGGTGGCGTCTCACAGCCGACGGTGCTGGACCGATTGACGCCACGCCAACAGGAGGTTCTCCAACTGGCCTACCGGAGCGGCTACTTCGAATCGCCCCGCGTCCAGACCGGGCGGGACCTCGCTGACGCGCTCGACATCTCGCCGTCGACGTTCACGAAGCACATCCGCGGCGCGGAACGTGGCGTCCTGGACGCGGTGTTCGCCGGCGGGTAG
- a CDS encoding DUF7344 domain-containing protein — protein sequence MVGDGGEPERGDEVQQAVNEYIRELPTPPEAVLEMEYVFETLAHPRRRYLVYSLLSSTEWTLPELATKLVAWEQDIDEEAVTDTDRDDMFTSLYHAHIPKLVDHDIITYRSGDESTILADVNAVQVLAALEGLGASVDAAQEVHARSDYHGEQTDD from the coding sequence ATGGTTGGAGATGGCGGGGAGCCGGAGCGAGGGGACGAGGTGCAGCAGGCGGTAAACGAGTACATCCGTGAGCTCCCCACTCCTCCCGAGGCGGTCCTGGAGATGGAGTACGTGTTCGAGACGCTCGCCCACCCGCGGCGGCGGTACCTGGTTTACTCGCTGCTATCGAGTACCGAGTGGACGCTCCCGGAGTTGGCGACCAAACTCGTGGCGTGGGAGCAGGACATCGACGAGGAGGCCGTCACCGACACAGACCGCGACGACATGTTCACCTCGCTCTATCACGCGCACATTCCGAAGCTCGTCGACCACGACATCATCACGTACCGGAGCGGGGACGAGAGCACAATACTCGCCGACGTGAACGCCGTGCAGGTGCTCGCGGCCCTGGAGGGACTCGGCGCGAGTGTCGACGCCGCACAGGAGGTCCACGCTCGGAGCGACTACCACGGGGAGCAAACCGATGACTGA
- a CDS encoding HalOD1 output domain-containing protein has translation MTENEDSTSTGEDAQFGSDTERGPETTDGGWAFITQSHYDPATTRDITTVIVEAIADAEGVSVTEVLSPPLYEVIDAAAIETALFGRPDVSEDSTESTVEFRYNEYKIEVKADGWVTVSTRADE, from the coding sequence ATGACTGAGAACGAAGACTCGACGTCCACGGGAGAGGACGCACAGTTCGGGAGCGACACGGAGCGGGGGCCTGAAACGACGGACGGTGGCTGGGCGTTCATCACCCAGTCACACTACGACCCGGCGACGACCAGAGACATCACGACGGTCATCGTCGAGGCCATCGCTGACGCAGAGGGGGTCTCAGTCACGGAGGTCCTCTCGCCGCCCCTCTACGAGGTCATCGACGCCGCGGCCATAGAGACCGCGCTGTTCGGGCGGCCCGACGTTTCGGAGGACAGCACGGAGTCGACCGTCGAGTTCCGCTACAACGAGTACAAAATCGAGGTCAAAGCGGACGGGTGGGTGACGGTCTCGACCCGGGCCGACGAGTAG
- a CDS encoding RPA12/RPB9/RPC11 RNA polymerase family protein: MQFCDECGSLMHTEGDAWVCRSCENEEPRDSQAEAAMATQDGQRDDGAPAVADATQDSTETVQEPCPAADCDSDRAYYEMLPKPGGSYEVRLFTCVECGHKWRES; this comes from the coding sequence ATGCAATTCTGTGACGAGTGCGGGTCGCTGATGCACACGGAGGGCGACGCGTGGGTGTGTCGCTCCTGTGAGAACGAGGAGCCGCGGGATTCGCAGGCAGAGGCGGCGATGGCGACCCAGGACGGACAGCGGGACGACGGGGCACCCGCCGTGGCCGACGCCACCCAGGACTCCACCGAGACGGTGCAGGAGCCGTGTCCGGCGGCCGACTGCGACAGCGACCGGGCCTACTACGAGATGCTTCCCAAGCCCGGCGGCTCCTACGAGGTTCGACTGTTCACCTGCGTCGAGTGTGGCCACAAGTGGCGCGAGTCCTGA
- the nikR gene encoding nickel-responsive transcriptional regulator NikR: protein MSEDLDRISLTLPSSMVDRLDGIVDEWEYASRSEAIRDSLRDFFATYEWESGDEQHHHGTIVIVHDHHVSGIADELQTVQHEMSDIITSVQHIHLSHDTCMETLVVAGAGDSITELANRLRAIGGVQQVKVVVVDE, encoded by the coding sequence ATGAGTGAGGACCTCGACCGGATCAGCCTGACGCTCCCCTCGTCGATGGTCGACCGGCTCGACGGCATCGTCGACGAGTGGGAGTACGCGAGCCGGTCGGAAGCCATCCGCGACTCGCTGCGTGACTTCTTTGCGACCTACGAGTGGGAGTCCGGCGACGAGCAACACCACCACGGGACCATCGTCATCGTGCACGACCACCACGTCTCCGGCATCGCCGACGAACTCCAGACGGTCCAACACGAGATGTCCGACATCATCACGTCCGTCCAGCACATCCACCTCTCCCACGACACCTGCATGGAGACGCTCGTCGTCGCGGGCGCGGGCGACAGCATCACCGAACTGGCCAACCGGCTCCGCGCAATCGGGGGCGTCCAGCAGGTCAAGGTCGTCGTCGTGGACGAGTAA
- a CDS encoding energy-coupling factor ABC transporter permease produces MHIPDGYIDLPLALLFGALTVVVLGVAAKRVNGEVPDARAPLLGVVAASIFAAQMLDWPIPGGTSAHFVGGAFAAILLGPHLGALCVATVVAIQALVFGDGGLVVLGANVFNMAVVEVYVGYAVYRLLVPYGEFRAAFAAGWLGITAGAVTAALQLGLSSAFQYQLLTTLSIMGVGHLALGLIEGAITASVYRYLARARPDLRPNAAPEVSA; encoded by the coding sequence ATGCACATTCCTGACGGGTACATCGACCTGCCGCTCGCACTGCTTTTCGGCGCGCTCACGGTCGTCGTTCTGGGCGTCGCCGCGAAGCGCGTCAACGGCGAGGTCCCCGACGCGCGCGCACCGCTGCTCGGCGTCGTCGCGGCGAGCATCTTCGCCGCGCAGATGCTCGACTGGCCGATTCCGGGCGGCACCAGCGCCCACTTCGTCGGGGGCGCGTTCGCGGCGATCCTCCTCGGGCCGCACCTCGGCGCGCTCTGTGTCGCGACCGTCGTCGCGATTCAGGCGCTCGTCTTCGGCGACGGCGGGCTCGTCGTCCTCGGCGCGAACGTGTTCAACATGGCCGTCGTCGAGGTGTACGTCGGCTACGCCGTCTACCGCCTGCTCGTCCCCTACGGCGAGTTCCGCGCCGCCTTCGCCGCCGGCTGGCTGGGCATCACGGCCGGCGCGGTGACCGCCGCCCTCCAGCTCGGGCTCTCCTCGGCGTTCCAGTACCAGTTGCTGACGACGCTTTCGATAATGGGCGTCGGGCACCTCGCGCTGGGGCTCATCGAGGGCGCTATCACCGCCTCCGTCTATCGCTATCTGGCCCGCGCTCGCCCCGACCTGCGGCCTAACGCCGCCCCCGAGGTGAGCGCGTGA
- a CDS encoding PDGLE domain-containing protein encodes MRLPDWLPRALAALLVLTLLAPVFGWAAGQVGYAEPLANAAEATGATDHATAVGTALFPDYGVPGLGGATGTFVSAVVGTALTLLLGGAIGRLLGADTDRRQ; translated from the coding sequence ATGCGCCTGCCGGACTGGCTCCCCCGCGCGCTCGCCGCGCTGCTGGTCCTGACGCTGCTCGCGCCGGTGTTCGGCTGGGCGGCCGGTCAGGTCGGCTACGCCGAACCGCTGGCGAACGCCGCCGAGGCGACCGGCGCGACGGACCACGCCACCGCCGTCGGGACGGCGCTGTTCCCCGACTACGGCGTCCCCGGTCTCGGCGGCGCGACGGGGACGTTCGTGTCGGCGGTCGTCGGGACCGCGCTGACGCTCCTGCTCGGGGGCGCTATCGGTCGCCTGCTCGGGGCGGACACCGACAGGCGGCAGTAG
- the cbiQ gene encoding cobalt ECF transporter T component CbiQ, whose amino-acid sequence MGGSDLLDRTVAAIAASAQWFLLAEDLPDRAGFLQAVTPTVKLVGVVALVALTVTQRTLAVVCALALLAAALAALSRVPVRTFLGRLSGPPVFAVVVVAPQAVLMGGPSLGSLPLSAAGVDYVLTFAVRVTACVGFLSVLLLTTRFADLLAAFRRLRAPAIAVSLLGITYRYLLLFFAELERMVRARRSRTVAEPSLRRNWRDSGHFVGSFLVRSLERGERVQRAARARGGTGSTPVRPREPLGRADLAFGLVVALAVAVVVVA is encoded by the coding sequence ATGGGCGGCAGCGACCTGCTCGACCGGACCGTCGCGGCTATCGCGGCCAGCGCCCAGTGGTTCCTGCTCGCGGAGGACCTGCCCGACCGGGCCGGGTTTCTCCAGGCCGTCACGCCGACAGTCAAGCTCGTCGGCGTCGTGGCGCTCGTCGCGCTTACCGTGACACAGCGGACGCTGGCAGTCGTCTGTGCGCTCGCGCTGTTGGCCGCGGCGCTCGCGGCGCTCTCGCGGGTCCCGGTCCGCACCTTCCTCGGCCGGCTGAGCGGTCCGCCAGTCTTTGCGGTCGTCGTCGTCGCGCCACAGGCGGTTCTGATGGGCGGTCCCTCGCTGGGGTCGCTCCCGCTCTCGGCCGCCGGCGTCGACTACGTGCTCACGTTCGCCGTCCGCGTGACCGCGTGTGTCGGCTTCCTGTCCGTCCTGCTGTTGACGACCCGCTTCGCCGACCTGCTGGCGGCGTTCCGTCGACTCCGGGCCCCCGCCATCGCCGTCTCCCTGCTCGGCATCACGTACCGCTACCTGCTCCTCTTTTTCGCCGAACTGGAGCGGATGGTCCGGGCCCGCCGGAGCCGGACCGTCGCGGAGCCGAGCCTCCGGCGGAACTGGCGCGACTCGGGGCACTTCGTCGGCTCGTTTCTCGTCCGGAGCCTGGAACGCGGCGAGCGGGTCCAGCGGGCCGCCCGCGCCCGCGGCGGCACCGGCTCGACGCCGGTCCGGCCCCGGGAACCGCTCGGGCGGGCCGACCTCGCCTTCGGGCTGGTCGTCGCGCTCGCCGTCGCGGTGGTGGTGGTCGCGTGA
- a CDS encoding energy-coupling factor ABC transporter ATP-binding protein — protein sequence MTAIEATGLRYAYPDGTLAVDGVDVTIDRGERVALLGPNGAGKSTLLELLGGLVEPDGGRVRYFGETTDADTVRSRLSVLTQNPADYLFNPTVREDLAYGPAQLDCGRAEVDRRVERVADRLDLHGLLSKPPFRLSGGEQRRAALASALTVEPDVLLLDEPVSNVDAANRATVLDLLDDLAAEGVTLVVSTPDTELVPHVADRVLLLDATGTVTARGAARDVLTDTDLLRDCDLRPPQVVRLFEGRTADVPLTVSEAAGRLDAGRPDTVE from the coding sequence GTGACCGCTATCGAAGCCACTGGCCTCCGGTACGCCTACCCCGACGGGACGCTGGCCGTCGACGGCGTCGACGTGACCATCGACCGCGGGGAACGGGTGGCACTGCTCGGCCCGAACGGGGCCGGCAAGTCGACGCTGCTGGAACTGCTCGGGGGCCTGGTCGAGCCCGACGGCGGCCGGGTCCGGTACTTCGGCGAGACGACCGACGCCGACACCGTCCGCAGCCGGCTGAGCGTCCTCACGCAGAACCCCGCGGACTACCTGTTCAACCCGACCGTCCGCGAGGACCTCGCCTACGGACCGGCACAGCTCGACTGTGGCCGCGCGGAGGTCGACCGCCGCGTCGAGCGGGTCGCGGACCGGCTGGACCTCCACGGGCTCCTGTCGAAGCCGCCGTTCCGGCTCAGCGGCGGCGAACAGCGCCGGGCCGCCCTCGCCAGCGCCCTCACCGTCGAACCGGACGTCCTGCTGCTCGACGAGCCGGTGAGCAACGTCGACGCCGCGAACCGCGCGACGGTGCTGGACCTGCTGGACGACCTCGCGGCCGAGGGCGTCACGCTCGTCGTCTCGACGCCGGACACCGAACTCGTTCCCCACGTCGCCGACCGGGTGCTGTTGCTCGATGCGACCGGTACGGTCACCGCGAGAGGGGCCGCCCGTGACGTACTGACCGACACCGACCTGCTCAGAGACTGTGACCTCCGCCCGCCACAGGTCGTCAGGCTGTTCGAGGGGCGGACGGCGGACGTGCCACTCACCGTCTCCGAGGCCGCCGGACGGCTCGACGCGGGGCGTCCGGACACCGTCGAGTGA
- a CDS encoding phosphopantetheine adenylyltransferase, whose product MADADRTAILGGTFTPIHNGHRALLHKAFQTASHDGPGDGHVIVGLTSSDLATETRSDPTHAEQLGAYDDRRDALETELRELSEAYTATYEVLRLDDTQGPAATRADVDALVASPEAKAQRRAHELNRQRLDAGRRPLEVHTPPFVVAEDGTRISSTRIRNGEIDVHGRLLDGSE is encoded by the coding sequence ATGGCAGACGCGGACCGGACAGCGATTCTCGGCGGGACGTTCACACCGATTCACAACGGTCACCGGGCGCTCCTGCACAAGGCGTTTCAGACCGCGAGCCACGACGGCCCCGGCGACGGCCACGTCATCGTCGGGCTGACGAGTTCCGACCTGGCGACCGAGACGCGAAGCGACCCGACACACGCCGAGCAGTTGGGTGCGTACGACGACCGACGGGACGCCCTCGAGACCGAACTGCGCGAACTGAGCGAGGCCTACACCGCCACTTACGAAGTGCTCCGGCTGGACGACACGCAGGGTCCGGCCGCGACCCGGGCGGACGTGGATGCCCTCGTCGCCTCGCCGGAAGCGAAGGCGCAGCGACGCGCCCACGAACTCAATCGGCAGCGGCTGGACGCGGGCCGCCGACCGCTCGAAGTCCACACGCCGCCGTTCGTCGTCGCCGAAGACGGGACGCGAATCAGCAGCACGCGGATTCGGAACGGTGAAATAGACGTCCACGGTCGCCTGCTCGACGGGTCTGAGTGA
- a CDS encoding VOC family protein — MTAATPTPGIHHVTCIASDPQQNMDFWVETLGLRLVKRSINQDDPSTYHFFFADAAGNPGTSMTFFPWENHSQGKVGSGQVSRTAFRVPEGSLDYWEGRFDEYGVDYDDRVERFGETVLPFRDPDGLPVELVEVEIPGDDPTEPWTEFVPEDAAIRGFHSVTLWLADPEPTEDLLRTMGLEEVGTEQAQGDTPGDQRTRFAAPGSVGKYVDVLPTIEGGRQGHGTVHHVAFQTPTDEDQQSMREAVRGAGLRPTSQIDRHWFRSVYFREFGGVLFELATSGPGYDSDEPLDDLGGRLVLPGKFEDRREEIEAGLTDVTIPRAESAEADD, encoded by the coding sequence ATGACTGCCGCCACCCCCACGCCGGGTATCCACCACGTCACGTGTATCGCGAGCGACCCCCAGCAGAACATGGACTTCTGGGTCGAGACGCTCGGGCTCAGGCTCGTCAAGCGCTCTATCAACCAGGACGACCCCAGCACGTACCACTTCTTCTTCGCCGACGCCGCGGGGAACCCCGGAACGAGCATGACCTTCTTCCCGTGGGAGAACCACTCCCAGGGGAAGGTCGGCTCCGGACAGGTCTCACGCACCGCGTTCCGGGTGCCCGAGGGGAGCCTCGACTACTGGGAGGGCCGTTTCGACGAGTACGGCGTCGACTACGACGACCGCGTCGAGCGGTTCGGCGAGACCGTCCTCCCGTTCCGGGACCCGGACGGGCTGCCGGTCGAACTGGTCGAAGTCGAGATTCCCGGGGACGACCCCACCGAACCGTGGACGGAGTTCGTCCCCGAGGACGCCGCTATCCGGGGGTTCCACTCCGTGACGCTGTGGCTCGCCGACCCCGAACCCACGGAGGACCTGCTCCGGACGATGGGGCTCGAAGAGGTCGGCACCGAGCAGGCACAGGGCGACACGCCCGGCGACCAGCGGACCCGCTTTGCCGCGCCAGGGTCCGTCGGGAAGTACGTCGACGTGTTGCCGACCATCGAGGGCGGGCGGCAGGGCCACGGCACGGTCCACCACGTCGCCTTCCAGACGCCGACAGACGAGGACCAGCAGTCGATGCGCGAGGCCGTCCGCGGGGCGGGGCTGCGCCCCACGTCGCAGATAGACCGCCACTGGTTCCGGTCGGTGTACTTCCGTGAGTTCGGCGGCGTCCTGTTCGAACTCGCCACGAGCGGCCCCGGCTACGACAGCGACGAACCGCTCGACGACCTCGGCGGTCGGCTGGTGCTCCCCGGGAAGTTCGAGGACCGCCGCGAGGAAATCGAAGCCGGCCTCACTGACGTGACGATTCCCCGAGCGGAGTCGGCCGAAGCCGACGACTAA